In Electrophorus electricus isolate fEleEle1 chromosome 12, fEleEle1.pri, whole genome shotgun sequence, a single window of DNA contains:
- the rassf10a gene encoding ras association domain-containing protein 10, with the protein MEPEDCKISVWVCREEKLVSGLSRRTTCADVVKVLLEESFQQGAGAPTFTGSPRSYCIVEKWRGFERSLPNKTKILRLWSAWGHEQENVRFVLVKNEASLPNNGPRSAEARVVPSKESQGEQRGAARSAVGLSQEKQRRIVRKAFRKLEKINRKKEEPVSGDKSAAGKMETLVHLVVSQDHTIRQQVQRVKELDGEIERYESKVHFDRMKRHGVNYVQDTYLVDHGSDTDAAAEQDASCPGEALAKFEEYAAMCDEFIKLQEELAEREALLESLTSEIQEELNHRWMRRRRETMSDTECAAEEEMAITVASVSAEIDAPAPRLEDELQLDEERIKTQLDTSLYIGLRLNTDLEAVKGDLDTSLELWEAKERELSELLEKLNSLSEYAGGDGRGDAECPGTAQPVEKDSGWVEQARGLSKSSSANDDDSDTGLSSMHSQDSDSAPVCESLV; encoded by the coding sequence ATGGAACCGGAGGACTGTAAAATCTCCGTATGGGTTTGCCGGGAAGAGAAGCTCGTCTCGGGCCTGTCGAGGCGCACCACTTGTGCGGACGTCGTGAAGGTCCTGCTCGAGGAGTCCTTCCAGCAAGGAGCAGGTGCGCCCACCTTCACGGGCTCTCCACGGTCATACTGCATCGTGGAGAAATGGAGGGGTTTCGAGCGGAGCTTAcccaacaaaaccaaaatactCCGTCTTTGGAGCGCCTGGGGTCACGAACAGGAAAACGTGCGCTTCGTTTTGGTGAAGAACGAGGCGTCCTTACCGAACAACGGACCGCGGAGCGCAGAGGCGCGAGTCGTCCCGAGCAAGGAGAGCCAGGGCGAGCAAAGAGGTGCCGCCAGGTCCGCCGTGGGACTCTCGCAGGAGAAACAGCGGCGCATTGTGAGGAAAGCTTTCAGAAAGTTGGAGAAAATTAACAGGAAGAAAGAAGAGCCCGTGTCCGGGGATAAATCCGCCGCGGGGAAAATGGAAACCCTCGTGCATCTCGTCGTTTCGCAAGACCACACTATCCGCCAGCAGGTCCAGCGGGTCAAAGAGCTGGACGGTGAGATCGAGCGGTACGAATCGAAGGTCCACTTCGACAGAATGAAACGACACGGCGTCAATTACGTGCAGGACACCTACTTGGTAGACCACGGCTCGGATACAGATGCGGCCGCGGAGCAGGATGCGTCCTGCCCGGGGGAGGCGCTGGCGAAGTTTGAGGAGTACGCTGCGATGTGCGACGAGTTTATCAAACTTCAGGAGGAACTCGCCGAGCGCGAGGCTCTGCTGGAAAGCCTCACGAGCGAGATTCAAGAGGAGCTCAACCACAGGTGGATGAGGCGGCGGCGAGAGACGATGTCGGACACGGAATGCGCGGCGGAAGAAGAGATGGCGATCACGGTAGCGTCCGTGTCAGCAGAGATCGACGCTCCCGCACCTCGGCTAGAAGATGAGCTGCAGCTAGACGAGGAGCGAATTAAAACGCAGCTGGACACGAGTCTGTACATCGGGCTTCGCTTAAACACGGACTTGGAGGCCGTGAAAGGCGACCTGGACACGAGCCTGGAGCTTTGGGAGGCCAAAGAGCGAGAGCTGAGCGAGTTGCTTGAGAAACTGAATTCTCTGAGCGAATACGCTGGCGGGGACGGCCGGGGAGACGCCGAGTGTCCCGGCACCGCGCAGCCCGTGGAGAAGGACAGCGGGTGGGTGGAGCAGGCGCGGGGGCTTTCAAAAAGCAGCAGCGCCAACGACGACGACTCGGATACGGGACTGAGCTCCATGCACAGCCAAGACTCCGACAGCGCACCCGTCTGCGAGTCGCTCGTGTGA